A part of Myxococcus landrumus genomic DNA contains:
- a CDS encoding lantibiotic dehydratase: MKGWTLFPHLVVRTTGFPFEWLERLGCPESAEWARRLESERRGLAVLREQGPRMRRPSREVLAALKAGRPVDTEGMESPERFVEWNTRAAAAQEADAGLAAALERELPAVESQLATLCREPRFLEAVASSSPPVAKDLLAGRGGSRVRRQVASYLQRLCAKNETMGFFGPINYGHVDPEAPTGVSLTWSGPETLVGRNTFAASWWVQGVARAIAFDPDIASWLVPRRKAFAEMPARKTGPVPMSAEDLLPRLVELADGTRTLSALASSLGVAPGLAREALRLGCDKALLTHQLEVPTAVHHPVDDLAERVAALPGAGARRHVEGLSSVLALMARYSAADASGKMALQDACARRVKELWGVAPSTERGPASESHNFYQDRLALREECGGDLRIEVGGERARELEARLSPALAWMAEAGWRTREAAREAVARRVGSRTVPFWKVAATTADLPVPLDTSMGEMLAKAIPDAAASSVELGDVALPAWDTSRTLPLITSVDLLVGARDVEAWGRGEYTLVMGDIHDTALVWGWALQFHPARAKVESAMVRAMGVLPRSVPLVTVLPSRRTGLLPSEFPGPVVELGGVSSRAAAWRIPLDDLFVESDGKSARLVSKRLGSEVCLYNGELDSAVHTAFSLPRIRSLRVSMGDHTPRLTLGGVVVQREQWRLDAAARDALLACKDDRARLRVAVNLWDARGLPTCVFAKFKGERKPVLVDVRSPPLLRVFLNLLEQKEDVLLSEMLPGPEQLWLRGPQGRHTVELRCTLLWGGPSMSPRLEPLPSVEEEA; the protein is encoded by the coding sequence ATGAAGGGCTGGACCCTGTTCCCTCACCTCGTCGTGCGAACGACGGGGTTCCCGTTCGAGTGGCTGGAGCGGCTGGGCTGCCCGGAGTCGGCGGAGTGGGCCCGTCGTCTCGAGTCGGAGCGGCGCGGGCTCGCCGTCTTGAGGGAGCAGGGGCCTCGGATGCGGCGCCCCTCGCGAGAGGTCCTCGCCGCGCTCAAGGCGGGGCGCCCCGTCGACACCGAGGGGATGGAGTCCCCCGAGCGCTTCGTCGAGTGGAACACCCGCGCGGCGGCGGCGCAGGAGGCGGATGCGGGCCTCGCGGCGGCGCTGGAGCGCGAGCTTCCGGCGGTGGAGTCCCAGCTCGCCACGCTGTGCCGTGAGCCGCGCTTCCTGGAGGCGGTGGCCAGCTCCAGTCCCCCCGTGGCCAAGGACCTGCTCGCGGGTCGAGGCGGCTCCCGGGTGCGCAGGCAGGTGGCGAGCTACCTCCAGCGGCTGTGCGCGAAGAACGAGACGATGGGCTTCTTCGGCCCCATCAACTACGGCCACGTGGACCCCGAGGCGCCCACGGGCGTGTCGCTGACGTGGTCGGGGCCCGAGACGCTGGTGGGCCGCAACACCTTCGCGGCTTCGTGGTGGGTGCAGGGCGTGGCTCGCGCGATTGCGTTCGACCCGGACATCGCCTCGTGGCTGGTGCCGCGAAGGAAGGCGTTCGCGGAGATGCCCGCGCGGAAGACGGGCCCCGTGCCGATGAGCGCGGAGGACCTGCTGCCTCGGCTGGTGGAGCTGGCGGACGGGACGCGCACGTTGTCGGCGCTGGCCTCGTCGCTGGGCGTGGCGCCAGGGCTGGCGCGAGAGGCGCTGCGGCTGGGCTGTGACAAGGCGCTGCTCACGCACCAGCTCGAAGTGCCGACGGCGGTGCACCACCCGGTGGATGACCTGGCGGAGCGTGTCGCCGCGCTTCCGGGCGCGGGGGCTCGCCGGCATGTCGAGGGGCTGAGCTCGGTGCTGGCGTTGATGGCCCGCTACAGCGCGGCGGATGCGAGCGGGAAGATGGCGCTCCAGGACGCGTGCGCGCGGCGGGTGAAGGAGCTGTGGGGCGTGGCGCCGTCGACGGAGCGGGGCCCCGCGTCGGAGTCGCACAACTTCTATCAGGACCGGCTCGCGCTTCGGGAGGAGTGCGGAGGAGACCTTCGCATCGAGGTGGGGGGCGAGCGTGCCCGTGAGCTCGAGGCCCGCTTGAGCCCCGCGTTGGCCTGGATGGCGGAGGCGGGTTGGCGCACGCGTGAGGCGGCGCGCGAGGCGGTGGCGCGAAGGGTGGGCTCTCGCACGGTTCCCTTCTGGAAGGTCGCGGCGACCACCGCGGACCTGCCGGTGCCGTTGGACACGTCCATGGGGGAGATGCTCGCGAAGGCGATTCCCGACGCGGCGGCGTCCTCGGTGGAGCTGGGGGACGTGGCGCTTCCTGCCTGGGACACCTCTCGGACCTTGCCGCTCATCACGTCGGTGGACCTGCTCGTGGGCGCGCGCGACGTGGAGGCGTGGGGGCGGGGGGAATACACGCTGGTGATGGGAGACATCCACGACACGGCGCTCGTGTGGGGATGGGCGCTCCAGTTCCATCCCGCGCGCGCGAAGGTGGAGAGCGCGATGGTGCGTGCGATGGGCGTCCTGCCTCGCTCGGTGCCGCTGGTGACGGTGCTCCCGTCGCGGCGCACGGGACTCCTGCCTTCGGAGTTTCCGGGGCCGGTGGTGGAGCTGGGAGGCGTCAGCTCGCGTGCCGCCGCCTGGCGAATCCCGTTGGACGACCTCTTCGTGGAGAGCGACGGGAAGAGCGCGCGGCTGGTGTCGAAGCGGCTGGGCTCCGAGGTGTGTCTCTACAACGGTGAATTGGACAGCGCGGTGCATACCGCGTTCTCGCTCCCGCGCATCCGCTCCTTGCGGGTGTCGATGGGAGACCACACGCCCCGGCTGACGCTGGGTGGAGTGGTGGTGCAGCGCGAGCAGTGGCGCCTGGATGCGGCGGCGCGTGACGCGTTGCTGGCGTGCAAGGATGACCGGGCGCGGCTGCGGGTCGCGGTGAACCTGTGGGACGCGCGTGGCCTCCCCACCTGTGTCTTCGCGAAGTTCAAGGGCGAGCGGAAGCCGGTGCTCGTGGATGTGCGCAGCCCACCCTTGCTGCGCGTCTTCCTCAACCTGCTGGAGCAGAAGGAGGACGTGCTTCTCTCGGAGATGTTGCCGGGGCCGGAGCAGCTCTGGCTCCGAGGGCCCCAAGGCCGTCACACGGTGGAGCTGCGCTGCACATTGTTGTGGGGCGGTCCCTCCATGAGCCCTCGCCTGGAACCGCTCCCCTCCGTCGAGGAGGAGGCATGA
- a CDS encoding lantibiotic dehydratase, whose product MSERWTLGDVFVLRHAGFPFDWLESLGVSDEVVEEARQLLADERSLVDAVRAQGDASGSQALQDALERGLRPTLKPRHDRSLHESLARYLARRESLQARYTQERAGLRPRLRERAADPGIQEAVFLSSPAMFDNVWARYLRADERKDTSDARRVERQVYTYLQRFCAKNETTSFFGPISYGERTDEDGFDVRTVPSGDTSRRTFFSFWAVTELARAVGRERMVRAHLPLRLNPLFTVTPGRAASEALKLEVPLSESAERLLSVLKEHPTPVAAAKVLGGSVEDVERSALPLVKGVLLLWGLPFRPNDFTTFESVRDAVAALPELEARTRWLERLDTLARLKTEFESADLSRRRVLLLELESHFTQATGKPARRGEGQVYADRLILYEEASSPFRLRFGRRFTEELEAALTGPLELSAAYGEKVQRGFREQVRDALGADERPLDLLDYAVRLRPDQVSGSRFSPVPPVLLDEDDARHRALPVDFLGTSTPGGRYALPDVCLAAKKDGAGFEVMLARVHHHLLLRSWLSAFFPSRERYSAVASRWLEADPAARGLVGLSIRRRNKGFYVFPGRRLVYSVSDVLDVEEGALTPADMKVVPTPQGPVLVDGHGERLHLYLPLDDFSSYPPFAALAHPQVLHAPLRTKGSHLPRLSVGGAVYQRERWELSSARLARVSGFDLFLATQRERNERGWPRFVFMRSSKERKPYLIDTSSPFALDLLSHLSREAERLSVEEMYPAPEQLWLQDARGRYTCELRMQLTRWTAVSPQVFQGK is encoded by the coding sequence ATGAGCGAACGCTGGACCTTGGGGGACGTATTCGTGCTCCGGCACGCGGGCTTCCCCTTCGATTGGCTGGAGTCGCTCGGGGTGTCCGACGAGGTGGTGGAGGAGGCGAGGCAGTTGCTCGCGGATGAGCGTTCGCTGGTGGACGCGGTGCGCGCGCAAGGCGACGCGTCGGGGAGCCAGGCACTCCAGGACGCACTGGAGCGAGGGCTTCGTCCGACGTTGAAGCCACGGCACGACCGCTCCCTGCATGAGTCGCTGGCGCGCTACCTCGCGAGGCGCGAATCCCTTCAGGCGCGCTACACCCAGGAGCGGGCGGGACTCCGCCCCAGGTTGCGCGAGCGCGCGGCGGACCCCGGCATCCAGGAGGCCGTGTTCCTCTCCAGCCCGGCGATGTTCGATAACGTCTGGGCCCGCTACCTGCGCGCGGACGAGCGGAAGGACACCTCCGACGCGCGCAGGGTGGAGCGGCAGGTCTACACCTACCTGCAACGCTTCTGCGCGAAGAACGAGACCACCAGCTTCTTCGGTCCCATCTCCTACGGCGAGCGCACGGACGAGGACGGCTTCGACGTGCGCACGGTGCCCAGCGGCGACACGAGCCGCCGCACCTTCTTTTCCTTCTGGGCGGTGACGGAGCTGGCTCGCGCCGTGGGACGTGAGCGCATGGTCCGTGCGCACCTGCCGCTGCGGCTCAATCCGCTCTTCACCGTGACTCCCGGCCGCGCCGCCAGCGAAGCGCTGAAGCTGGAGGTGCCCCTGTCGGAGTCCGCCGAGCGGCTCCTCTCCGTGCTGAAGGAACACCCCACACCCGTCGCGGCCGCGAAGGTGCTGGGGGGCTCCGTGGAGGATGTGGAGCGAAGCGCACTGCCGCTGGTGAAGGGCGTGCTGCTGCTCTGGGGACTGCCGTTCCGCCCCAACGACTTCACCACGTTCGAGAGCGTGCGCGATGCCGTGGCGGCGCTGCCGGAGCTGGAGGCGCGAACGCGGTGGCTGGAGCGCTTGGACACGCTCGCGAGGCTGAAGACCGAGTTCGAGTCGGCGGACCTGTCACGGCGCCGGGTGTTGTTGCTGGAGCTGGAGTCGCATTTCACGCAGGCCACGGGCAAGCCCGCGCGGCGCGGCGAAGGGCAGGTGTACGCGGACCGGCTCATCCTCTACGAGGAGGCTAGCTCTCCGTTCCGGCTTCGCTTCGGGCGTCGCTTCACCGAGGAGCTCGAGGCCGCGCTGACCGGCCCGCTGGAGTTGTCGGCCGCTTATGGCGAGAAGGTCCAGCGCGGCTTCCGGGAGCAGGTGCGCGACGCGCTGGGCGCGGACGAGAGGCCGCTGGACCTGTTGGACTACGCGGTGCGCCTGCGGCCGGACCAGGTCTCCGGAAGCCGCTTCTCCCCCGTGCCGCCCGTGCTCCTGGATGAGGACGATGCGCGCCACCGCGCCTTGCCGGTGGACTTCCTGGGCACGTCCACGCCGGGAGGGCGGTACGCGCTGCCCGATGTCTGCCTCGCCGCGAAGAAGGACGGTGCGGGCTTCGAGGTGATGCTGGCGCGAGTGCACCACCACCTGCTGCTGCGAAGCTGGCTGAGTGCCTTCTTCCCGTCGAGGGAGCGCTACTCCGCGGTGGCCTCGCGTTGGCTGGAGGCGGACCCCGCGGCGCGAGGGCTCGTCGGCCTGTCCATCCGCCGCCGCAACAAGGGCTTCTACGTGTTCCCGGGCCGGCGGCTCGTCTACTCGGTGTCGGACGTGCTCGACGTCGAGGAGGGTGCCCTCACTCCCGCGGACATGAAAGTGGTGCCCACGCCCCAGGGCCCGGTGCTGGTGGACGGCCACGGCGAGCGGCTCCACCTGTACCTGCCGCTGGACGACTTCTCGTCCTATCCGCCCTTCGCCGCGCTGGCGCATCCCCAGGTCCTCCATGCCCCGCTGCGCACGAAGGGCAGCCACCTGCCTCGGTTGAGCGTGGGCGGAGCGGTGTACCAGCGTGAGCGCTGGGAGCTGTCCTCGGCGCGGCTGGCGCGGGTCTCGGGGTTCGACCTGTTCCTCGCCACGCAGCGCGAGCGGAACGAACGAGGCTGGCCCCGCTTCGTCTTCATGCGCAGCTCGAAGGAGCGCAAGCCCTACCTCATCGACACCTCGAGCCCCTTCGCGCTGGACCTGCTCTCCCACCTGTCACGCGAGGCCGAGCGTCTGTCCGTGGAGGAGATGTACCCGGCCCCCGAGCAGCTCTGGCTCCAGGACGCCCGAGGCCGCTACACCTGCGAACTGCGCATGCAGCTCACCCGGTGGACTGCGGTTTCCCCTCAGGTTTTCCAGGGGAAGTAG
- a CDS encoding NAD(P)/FAD-dependent oxidoreductase, producing MSTGLDILVLGAGVVGLSAARRLCATGARVTVLDSVDPGGRGSRAAAGVAIPSVRLYDDPVMLDFSRAGRAALTDDLGSLPEGVLLRRGQGILRIVADAKGQEALARKASAFPEELGTWVDAARLVELEPALEGTPLLGAFESARGHMVDTEGYVNALLGAAVRSGVRLRLGESARSVEETSHGIEVRTGRETLRADQLVVSAGPWSSTLAGLPALPLKPVRGQMLVVHQPGVSLSRVVSGPTYLAPWRAGEIVVGATEEEAGFVENVTPAGLLHLSATVAKLAPRLREARFVRAWAGLRSVTPDGRPYVGIYPGMRRTFVATGLGGQGILTGAHAALALVELMAGGRGDLAAPFSPARMASRPHVGEEGNRNE from the coding sequence ATGAGCACCGGCTTGGACATCCTGGTCCTGGGCGCGGGGGTCGTGGGCCTGTCCGCCGCGAGGCGTCTTTGCGCGACAGGCGCTCGAGTCACGGTGCTGGACTCGGTGGACCCAGGAGGGCGCGGCTCGCGCGCCGCCGCGGGGGTGGCCATTCCTTCGGTCCGCCTCTACGACGACCCGGTGATGCTCGACTTCTCCCGTGCGGGGAGGGCCGCGCTGACCGACGACCTGGGCTCGCTGCCCGAAGGCGTGTTGCTGCGGCGAGGGCAGGGCATCCTGCGCATCGTCGCGGACGCGAAGGGGCAGGAGGCCCTGGCGCGCAAGGCGAGCGCGTTCCCAGAGGAGCTGGGCACGTGGGTGGATGCCGCCCGGCTCGTGGAACTGGAGCCCGCGCTGGAGGGAACTCCGCTGCTGGGCGCCTTCGAGTCCGCGCGGGGCCACATGGTGGACACGGAGGGGTACGTCAACGCGCTGCTGGGCGCCGCGGTGCGCTCGGGTGTCCGGTTGCGGCTCGGTGAGTCGGCCCGGTCCGTGGAGGAGACCTCCCACGGCATCGAGGTGCGCACGGGCCGCGAGACGCTGCGCGCGGACCAGCTCGTCGTGAGCGCGGGGCCCTGGTCCTCCACGCTCGCGGGATTGCCCGCGCTGCCGCTCAAGCCGGTGCGGGGGCAGATGCTCGTGGTGCACCAGCCGGGAGTGTCCCTGTCGCGAGTCGTCTCCGGTCCCACGTACCTGGCGCCGTGGCGCGCGGGAGAAATCGTCGTGGGGGCCACGGAGGAAGAGGCGGGCTTCGTGGAGAACGTGACGCCCGCGGGCCTGCTGCACTTGAGCGCCACGGTGGCGAAGCTGGCGCCGCGCCTGCGCGAGGCCCGCTTCGTGCGCGCGTGGGCGGGGCTGCGCTCGGTGACGCCGGATGGCCGTCCCTACGTGGGGATCTACCCGGGCATGCGGCGCACGTTCGTCGCGACGGGACTGGGAGGGCAGGGCATCCTCACCGGAGCCCACGCGGCCCTCGCGCTGGTGGAGCTGATGGCAGGGGGGAGGGGAGACCTCGCCGCGCCCTTCTCGCCCGCTCGAATGGCGTCACGGCCCCACGTTGGGGAAGAGGGGAATCGAAATGAATGA
- a CDS encoding tetratricopeptide repeat protein codes for MEQSLPTSLPERAIEVDVGVALPTAFGGLRKVLRACEASAPSVVRAVADAHPSEWNRLFPGSMQGVADLGDLALSPSERRLHRESEQTYWILSVAARAIVETLRATSRALVLHGAGECDLVSLRGMMRAAEWARLDGLKGTLLFTGWQMRRPHCAAIFESRRREYLDSLSKRLRAPTAEGTCTRSSREVEPAVDLEGRYLRLVVDTAEERATRVAAALHGIRSCFFTTNYEGSLLAAEQGLLLLEGDPDPRLASRVAQAWESLDTGFVTPAIEIDRSSLGDVEELKALLHRSIGVVQVFTGSHDEALASFGKGLECRVPPEMQARLHMFRALTMTKRLGELPQARAEVAAGLAALAQGTAEDRALQEGWLRNVGALTWFLERKLDKALVEEKQAMRCVGELHDASATHLKINLISNASYLQESARQFTDAINTWRRFEGISERWGVNFAKHHRYRLAGLEFAAGSREDAVEHFQQAYASAEALRDSFHRQVIAAELGRIFLDAGQMASAVDWFARAEQHARDIGEPLMAAESLAGMGLAAERTDWTEPLRRALASSTWPKQTRALVDALARGDAAAIHALMPRPRTKLNRPFDSVSLY; via the coding sequence GTGGAGCAGTCCCTCCCCACCTCGCTCCCCGAGCGCGCCATCGAAGTGGACGTGGGCGTGGCCCTTCCCACCGCCTTCGGTGGATTGAGGAAGGTGCTGCGCGCTTGCGAAGCCAGCGCACCCAGTGTCGTGCGCGCCGTCGCGGATGCCCATCCGTCGGAATGGAACCGGCTGTTTCCGGGCAGCATGCAGGGCGTCGCGGACCTGGGAGACCTGGCGCTCTCGCCCTCCGAGCGCAGGCTCCATCGGGAATCCGAACAGACGTATTGGATTCTCAGCGTGGCCGCGCGAGCCATCGTCGAGACGCTGCGCGCCACCAGCCGCGCGCTGGTGCTGCATGGCGCGGGAGAGTGTGACCTGGTCAGCCTGCGCGGGATGATGCGCGCGGCGGAGTGGGCCCGGCTGGATGGACTGAAGGGAACCCTGCTGTTCACTGGCTGGCAGATGCGGCGGCCCCACTGCGCGGCGATCTTCGAGTCCCGCCGGCGCGAGTACCTGGACTCGCTGAGCAAGCGACTGCGCGCGCCCACCGCGGAGGGCACGTGCACCCGGTCCTCCCGTGAGGTGGAGCCCGCCGTGGACCTGGAGGGGCGATACCTGAGGCTGGTGGTGGACACAGCGGAGGAGCGCGCGACCCGCGTGGCCGCGGCCCTCCACGGCATCCGGAGCTGCTTCTTCACCACCAACTACGAGGGCTCGCTGCTGGCCGCGGAGCAGGGCCTGCTCCTCTTGGAAGGAGACCCGGACCCGCGCCTCGCCTCACGCGTGGCCCAGGCGTGGGAGTCGCTGGACACGGGCTTCGTCACACCGGCGATTGAAATCGACCGGAGCAGCCTGGGGGATGTGGAGGAGCTCAAGGCGCTGCTCCACCGGAGCATCGGCGTGGTGCAGGTCTTCACCGGCTCCCACGACGAGGCCCTCGCGTCGTTCGGCAAGGGCCTGGAGTGCCGCGTCCCCCCGGAGATGCAGGCGCGGCTGCACATGTTCCGCGCGCTGACGATGACCAAGCGCCTGGGCGAGCTTCCTCAAGCCCGCGCCGAGGTGGCCGCGGGACTGGCCGCGCTCGCGCAAGGCACGGCGGAGGACCGCGCGCTCCAGGAAGGCTGGCTGCGCAACGTCGGTGCGTTGACGTGGTTCCTGGAGCGCAAGCTGGACAAGGCGCTGGTGGAGGAGAAGCAGGCCATGCGCTGCGTGGGCGAGCTGCACGACGCCAGCGCCACCCACCTGAAGATCAACCTCATCTCCAACGCCAGCTATCTCCAGGAATCGGCGCGGCAGTTCACGGACGCCATCAACACCTGGCGGCGCTTCGAGGGCATCAGCGAGCGCTGGGGCGTCAACTTCGCCAAGCACCACCGCTACCGCCTCGCGGGGCTGGAGTTCGCGGCGGGCTCGCGCGAGGACGCCGTCGAGCACTTCCAGCAGGCCTATGCCAGCGCGGAGGCCCTGCGCGACTCCTTCCACCGCCAGGTCATCGCGGCCGAGCTGGGGCGCATCTTCCTGGATGCGGGCCAGATGGCCTCGGCCGTGGACTGGTTCGCGCGCGCCGAGCAACACGCGCGCGACATCGGCGAGCCGTTGATGGCCGCGGAGAGCCTCGCGGGCATGGGCCTCGCCGCTGAGCGCACCGACTGGACGGAGCCACTGCGTCGCGCCCTGGCCAGCTCCACGTGGCCCAAGCAGACGCGGGCGCTCGTGGATGCACTCGCGCGCGGCGACGCGGCGGCCATCCACGCGCTCATGCCGCGTCCCCGGACGAAGCTCAATCGCCCGTTCGACTCGGTCAGCCTGTACTAG